A window of Borrelia sp. A-FGy1 contains these coding sequences:
- a CDS encoding 50S ribosomal protein L25/general stress protein Ctc, whose translation MDSSRVLSYDNRLDFGSSCARRMRLKSEIPAVVYGKGRDILHIKVKSNEFNKKFGKFTNNTVLILRDGNVDKCVFIKNVDENLTKNFIYHIDFYEVDQYRGIERYVDIKFVGASIGVKEGGTLSVINTKIKVKSLPLELPEFIELNLSPIKRGDQVTFRDIILPNNVNLSEEDEDSVILLVK comes from the coding sequence GTGGATAGTAGTAGGGTTTTAAGTTATGACAATCGTTTAGATTTTGGTTCTTCTTGTGCTCGTAGGATGAGATTGAAATCTGAGATACCGGCTGTTGTGTATGGAAAAGGGCGAGATATTCTTCACATAAAGGTTAAGAGTAATGAGTTTAATAAAAAATTTGGGAAATTTACTAATAATACGGTATTAATTTTAAGAGATGGAAATGTAGATAAATGTGTTTTTATTAAAAATGTTGACGAAAATCTTACTAAAAATTTTATTTATCATATTGATTTTTATGAAGTTGATCAATATAGAGGCATTGAAAGGTATGTTGATATTAAATTTGTTGGAGCTTCTATTGGTGTTAAGGAAGGCGGAACTTTAAGTGTAATTAATACCAAGATTAAAGTTAAATCTTTACCTTTAGAATTACCAGAATTTATTGAATTAAATTTATCTCCCATTAAGAGAGGAGATCAGGTAACTTTTAGGGATATTATACTTCCTAATAATGTTAATCTTTCTGAAGAGGATGAAGATTCAGTTATTTTACTTGTGAAGTAA
- the spoVG gene encoding septation regulator SpoVG — MNITDIRIRKVDNKNPGSKLLAYVTVTFDDCLVLHNIRVIRGQKGVFIVMPNRRTKLGEYKDIVHPINQSFREILQTSIFKEYVKENPSNLELELS, encoded by the coding sequence GTGAATATTACAGATATAAGAATTAGGAAAGTTGATAATAAAAATCCCGGTTCTAAGTTATTGGCGTATGTTACAGTTACTTTTGATGATTGTTTGGTTCTTCACAATATTAGAGTTATTAGGGGACAGAAAGGTGTTTTTATTGTCATGCCTAATAGAAGAACTAAGTTAGGAGAATACAAAGATATTGTACATCCTATTAATCAAAGTTTTAGAGAAATTTTACAAACTTCTATTTTTAAAGAATATGTTAAGGAAAATCCTTCAAATCTTGAGCTTGAGTTAAGTTAA
- the pth gene encoding aminoacyl-tRNA hydrolase produces the protein MNLLIVGLGNPGSNFFNTRHNVGFALVDKLILNNGLSLSKSKNYEYSDFSIEGKRIVLIKPLTYINLSGDIFPSVFFKFYMDISNLLVIVDNVDLRLGKCRLRREGGSSTHNGLRSISKSLGSTKYCRLYIGIGNNKENNLRNFVLSKFSNNELTCIENVFDFLSKEVIGIDEFNFKDKVVRINSSSF, from the coding sequence ATGAATTTATTAATAGTTGGCCTAGGAAATCCTGGGTCTAATTTTTTTAATACTAGGCACAATGTTGGATTTGCTCTTGTGGATAAATTGATTTTAAATAATGGTCTTTCTTTGAGTAAGTCTAAGAATTATGAATATTCTGATTTTAGTATTGAAGGCAAAAGGATAGTTTTAATTAAGCCTTTAACTTATATAAATTTAAGTGGGGATATTTTTCCTTCTGTTTTTTTTAAATTTTATATGGATATATCTAATTTGTTGGTTATAGTTGATAATGTTGATTTGCGTTTAGGTAAATGTAGGCTTAGGAGAGAAGGGGGTTCGTCTACACATAATGGCCTTAGGTCTATTTCTAAAAGTCTTGGAAGTACAAAATATTGCAGGCTTTATATTGGTATTGGCAATAATAAAGAGAATAATCTGAGAAACTTTGTCCTTTCAAAATTTAGCAACAATGAATTAACATGTATTGAAAATGTTTTTGATTTTTTAAGTAAAGAGGTAATAGGCATTGATGAATTTAATTTTAAAGATAAAGTTGTAAGAATTAATTCTAGTAGTTTTTGA